A genomic region of Corticium candelabrum chromosome 6, ooCorCand1.1, whole genome shotgun sequence contains the following coding sequences:
- the LOC134180871 gene encoding uncharacterized protein LOC134180871, whose amino-acid sequence MDNENHLELYVTFIFLFLACCSYSANASCPKSLPDCPGEQNGARDIAGSSTVIGGVFSISSWRSKSCSLCSDDPIVQRASVELAEALILATEILNNATEEEDVAFGYSIDDSCGNHRTAECIQSLTPTRSTLATVVGPYYAEQSISLNETEQSILYKHLNGFPPHDDKGIFSLLDVPFSYSTDVQNFVATLDMSQIVMFHQTCELQALAAVDFILQERWWNVTVLGSGDACGTASLRLFKQELMRRNIFCHFQVTYLQQEPIEPSVAHDELRQFLEPNYYASKLDSNEASEFFAFATSRKIIVLAGISFANKILPHFVQSTKGTSSQSSNGRYSFLIGDLWGDTRRKNSVIEKLRLLTDRGHDVYGLRNAVNGTDKLADSMRSIEFNSSRFHRNPFIQRFWEQTFSCSVANDDCDRNKRLQFPVFPILRNYKAPLVIDAALVIL is encoded by the exons ATGGACAACGAGAACCACCTCGAGCTCTACGTTACGTTTATATTCCTTTTTCTGGCCTGTTGCTCGTACTCTGCTAACGCCAGCTGCCCAAAGTCGCTCCCAGACTGCCCAGGTGAACAGAACGGAGCTCGAGATATTGCCGGATCTTCTACTGTGATCGGTGGTGTTTTCTCCATCTCATCATGGCGTAGCAAGAGTTGCTCTCTGTGTTCTGACGACCCAATCGTGCAACGTGCCAGCGTCGAGTTAGCCGAAGCTCTAATACTCGCCACAGAGATTCTAAACAATGCGACAGAAGAGGAAGACGTGGCTTTTGGGTATAGCATCGACGACTCCTGCGGGAATCATCGAACTGCCGAGTGCATACAGAGTCTGACTCCGACTAGATCTACTCTGGCGACTGTTGTCGGTCCCTACTACGCCGAGCAGAGCATCTCTTTGAACGAGACGGAGCAGAGCATTCTCTACAAGCATCTCAACGGATTTCCTCCTCATGATGACAAGGGAATTTTTTCTCTTCTTGATGTGCCTTTCTCGTACTCAACAGACGTACAGAATTTTGTGGCTACCCTTGATATGTCTCAGATTGTGATGTTTCATCAGACTTGCGAGTTGCAAGCACTCGCAGCTGTTGACTTCATTCTACAGGAACGCTGGTGGAATGTCACCGTTTTGGGAAGCGGTGACGCATGTGGGACGGCTTCTTTACGTCTCTTCAAGCAAGAACTGATGCGCAGGAATATCTTTTGCCATTTTCAA GTGACATATCTTCAGCAGGAACCTATTGAGCCCTCAGTTGCCCATGATGAACTAAGACAGTTTCTAGAGCCCAATTATTATGCTAGCAAGTTAGACTCAAATGAGGCATCAGAGTTTTTTGCTTTCGCCACAAGTAGAAAGATAATAGTCTTAGCTGGAATTTCATTTGCCAACAAGATTTTACCTCATTTTGTTCAATCAACCAAGGGTACTAGTAGTCAGTCATCAAACGGTCGCTATTCATTTCTAATAGGAGATCTTTGGGGTGATACTCGTCGAAAGAATTCTGTAATTGAGAAACTACGTCTGCTAACTGATAGAGGGCATGATGTGTACGGACTACGAAATGCAGTGAATGGAACAGATAAACTGGCAGATTCCATGAGGTCGATTGAATTTAACTCATCTCGTTTTCATCGTAATCCGTTCATTCAAAGATTTTGGGAGCAGACGTTTTCGTGCTCTGTTGCTAATGACGACTGCGATAGAAACAAGAGGCTTCAATTTCCCGTATTTCCTATACTTAGGAACTACAAAGCACCTCTCGTTATTGATGCCGCTTTGGT AATTCTTTGA
- the LOC134181370 gene encoding proto-oncogene tyrosine-protein kinase ROS-like, with the protein MFDWIQPLEWKYEIVKLVSDNTMLAGDLYGTWWIEKYLKDNFTSVLSLTSSSARLPVVPQCVSEETDSLSCNSTDLHSMVALVATVALLLLLCCGVWIYQRRENMQQVKRVITSPGLLIISCTVFVSIVTSMWIIMGDDVLDCDNRVDDFLVTLTISVFFAVLLVHLLVQLTSSHLMKLVIKWFGFLIIVAVAVVVSAVAHLDQTEEIDDDSNIVNHCYKERRKTVSVVSYLYGTILCITCITLLLRNICSKNGDYIESNLTFKTVAAFLAIFIGVVYTVLVIVLVWIDSHDSCVIMGRIFIVLACFPMIVCLINIVVLLLSEPSNAVDAFHMKSPDMELDKPYPRSRSHLYVFEGFPELTATRGGTFTIDQELCDEIHKVIIEPQRIKIVANIGSGNFGQVFKGILDDSTNVAIKAVQDTECDKQVNDFIREGLQMQDFDHPNVMQLVGICWAKQENVDLRPFAPLIVLPYMELGDLKTYLRKSRPRRESDKESPISLVQLVKFGHQIAKGMEYLAAAGIVHRDLAARNCMVNWDLEVKVADFGLSRLMTGKDYYRMGQFSRLPVKWMAPECLTDLVFATSSDVWAYGITLWEVMTLGQVPYPGVDNQDVLSYLRKEKRLEKPPECPNRVYDIMQRCWKTHAEHRPTFGDIVADIEDYLSELMNYFDPFTYSGRETPPPDPYTAWRLMSISEEVEHDENVEKSVEENTRMKNQSDIVASKKKPQPNASGGGHGGSKSTIARMVLSMTKGASLGMVRRSSSNALFVDAHNATNVIDNRSKREVSV; encoded by the exons ATGTTTGATTGGATACAGCCGTTGGAATGGAAATATGAGATCGTGAAGCTAGTTAGTGATAACACTATGCTTGCTGGTGATTTATACGGCACGTGGTGGATTGAGAAATACTTGAAAGACAATTTCACTTCAGTACTGTCGTTGACTTCTTCTTCAGCTAGACTACCAGTTGTGCCTCAGTGTGTCTCAGAGGAAACTGATTCTCTTTCATGCAATTCGACTGACTTACATTCTATGGTTGCATTGGTGGCTACTGTTGCTTTACTGTTGTTACTCTGCTGTGGTGTTTGGATATACCAACGGCGAGAAAACATGCAGCAAGTGAAGAGGGTGATCACATCACCCGGTTTATTGATCATTAGTTGTACTGTGTTTGTTTCCATTGTGACCAGCATGTGGATAATAATGGGAGATGACGTTCTCGACTGCGACAACAGAGTCGATGACTTTCTTGTTACGTTGACCATTTCTGTCTTTTTTGCTGTGCTGCTTGTACACTTACTCGTGCAACTCACTTCCAGTCATTTGATGAAATTGGTCATCAAGTGGTTCGGGTTTCTGATTATTGTAGCAGTGGCGGTCGTCGTCTCGGCTGTGGCGCATCTAGATCAAACTGAGGAGATCGACGATGACTCCAACATTGTCAACCATTGTTACAAGGAACGAAGGAAAactgtgtctgttgtgtcatATCTGTATGGCACCATTCTGTGTATTACATGCATTACACTGCTACTACGCAACATTTGCTCTAAAAATGGAGATTACATTGAAAGTAATCTTACTTTCAAGACTGTTGCTGCATTTCTGGCAATATTTATTGGAGTCGTATACACGGTCTTGGTGATCGTTCTTGTGTGGATCGACAGTCATGACTCGTGTGTTATAATGGGACGGATCTTCATCGTGTTAGCATGTTTTCCAATGATCGTGTGTTTGATCAACATCGTGGTATTGTTGCTTTCTGAACCAAGCAATGCTGTTGATGCATTCCATATGAAGTCTCCAGACATGGAAT TGGATAAACCGTATCCTCGGAGCAGATCTCATCTTTATGTGTTTGAGGGATTTCCTGAATTGACTGCAACGAGAGGTGGTACGTTTACAATAGACCAGGAGTTGTGTGATGAGATACATAAGGTGATCATTGAGCCACAGAGAATCAAGATTGTAGCGAATATAGGAAGTG GCAATTTTGGACAAGTTTTTAAGGGTATTCTTGATGATAGTACAAATGTCGCTATCAAAGCTGTTCAGG ATACCGAGTGTGACAAACAAGTGAATGACTTTATTCGTGAGGGTCTACAGATGCAAGACTTTGATCATCCCAATGTCATGCAGCTTGTGGGCATTTGCTGGGCCAAACAGGAGAACGTTGATCTGAGACCATTCGCTCCATTGATTGTCTTGCCATACATGGAACTCGGCGACTTAAAAACATACTTGAGAAAGAGCAGACCCAGAAGAGAGTCtgacaag GAAAGTCCCATCAGTTTGGTCCAGTTGGTCAAGTTTGGGCATCAAATTGCAAAGGGAATGGAATACCTTGCAGCAGCCGGGATTGTCCATCGAGACTTGGCTGCCAGGAACTGCAT GGTTAATTGGGACTTGGAAGTCAAAGTGGCCGATTTTGGTTTGTCTCGCTTGATGACGGGAAAGGATTATTATCGGATGGGACAGTTCAGTCGTTTGCCGGTCAAATGGATGGCACCGGAATGTTTGACGGATTTGGTCTTTGCTACGAGTTCGGATGTG TGGGCTTACGGCATCACATTGTGGGAAGTGATGACACTAGGACAAGTCCCCTACCCTGGAGTCGACAATCAAGATGTCCTTTCTTATCTGAGGAAAGAAAAGCGACTCGAGAAACCACCTGAATGCCCCAACAGAGT ATACGATATCATGCAGAGATGTTGGAAAACACACGCAGAGCATCGTCCGACCTTCGGTGACATAGTGGCAGACATCGAAGACTACCTCTCTGAACTCATGAATTACTTCGATCCGTTTACATACTCTGGTAGAGAAACTCCACCTCCCGATCCTTACACAGCATGGCGCTTGATGTCGATCTCTGAGGAGGTGGAACACGATGAAAATGTCGAGAAATCAGTAGAAGAAAACACACGAATGAAAAACCAATCAGACATCGTTGCATCGAAAAAGAAACCTCAACCGAATGCATCGGGTGGTGGTCATGGTGGTAGCAAGTCGACCATAGCACGGATGGTTCTGAGTATGACTAAGGGGGCGTCGCTTGGGATGGTTCGACGAAGTAGCAGCAATGCTCTGTTTGTGGATGCTCATAATGCCACGAACGTGATAGACAACAGAAGCAAACGAGAGGTATCCGTGTGA
- the LOC134181371 gene encoding uncharacterized protein LOC134181371, producing the protein MGDIDTYELDWEKADSLLPIPEYSGPSPRPTFDKPDCTQLSIFSKIFDDEVWQFITDYTNVYAEVFHTAKPEYFTTSGHLYRLESSSATLPWSSPWGLSSCRELLTTGSKNIRVSGCLEYRTLCQETGSRQSPGTSIYQTGPRNRHVVQRIMTNFTKSENSMISWLGNISPVDKAMIPFKGSIGFRQYMKKKTNEMGHKGLDTQ; encoded by the exons ATGGGTGACATTGACACGTACGAGCTTGACTGGGAGAAAGCCGACAGCTTGCTGCCTATTCCTGAGTACTCTGGTCCATCACCTAGACCAACTTTCGACAAGCCCGACTGCACACAGCTGTCCATTTTTAGCAAGATTTTTGATGACGAAGTATGGCAGTTTATCACGGATTACACCAATGTGTACGCAGAGGTGTTTCACACGGCCAAGCCCGAATATTTCACAACAAGTGGACATCTCTATCGGTTGGAGAGCTCCAGTGCTACATTGCCTTGGTCATCGCCATGGGGATTGTCAAGTTGCCGAGAGTTGCTTACTACTGGCAGCAAAAACATTCGAGTCTCCGGCTGTTTGGAATACCGAACGTTATGTCAAGAAACAGGTTCACGGCAATCTCCAG GTACCTCCATATATCAAACAGGACCGAGGAACCGGCACGTGGTTCAGCGAATTATGACAAACTTTACAAAGTCAGAGAATTCCATGATCTCTTGGTTAGGAAACATCAGCCCCGTCGACAAAGCCATGATCCCGTTCAAAGGATCCATTGGCTTTCGTCAGTATATGAAGAAAAAAACCAACGAAATGGGGCATAAAGGTCTGGACACTCAGTGA
- the LOC134180872 gene encoding uncharacterized protein LOC134180872, translated as MGQTRHLPLFSVLLLVTLIPPTLTTCPADPPNCPGIRNGIQQSANSTHIIAGVFSVSAWRVKASDTRNQDCSLCADSRLTDGSGSAPVRGPAASRPAGSSTVSRTLRFAVEQSEALILATQQLNDATFSHFGYDITDSCGNHFGTDCIQTLDPMSTTLATIVGPYYADASVSLDNSEVLSIFSRLGATNSSTGRLIFSLLDVPFSYTQAMRPFATGKGSAQVIMLQPSCELQALAAVDFVARVEWLDVTVIGSGDACGTAALRVFKEELDRKGIACHFEVMYLQEKPLERTDITGKTVQILMPNYQEIKQSSDILSLLSGRSHIVLLSSFMFAESLLLDINSGLLSLAEPLSDTYSVLLGALWGDPRRVNLIDREIGFLMEFGDVEVYALRNDVNGGRRFREHMSSIHLHSRSFDDNKFIQRYWEFTNSCSLDDSNAPQCTDDNPFDINESPIGNNYKSVLILDAAAVLATYIHDYQDLNGKGLSRVSKNDFYGFLKGNTLEVENDWTGNRWLFGVPADTGRPFEWVQPMEWRYEIMELYEVKKGTIGADVYGTWSVTMNTTSSERARLLVLEDETDTVDRQDALEACESIASSSSPIATCASGDLDTMLGLVVTVAVLLFMFCLITVLKNGGRSRCRAAVKSPGVLIVGCTALLSIVVSLWVIFGDEAGDCDTRVDDFLVTVSNGVCFTVLLIGLLVPLVTNRLLKLLVKVGGLLVSVSIQLAVSSVAHLTESDETHGDNDPFTHCYSERGKSVSAVSYIYGNVLLDVCVLLLTYNLCAERGEYCESNRAFKCISGFLAILLTIVYTVMVTMLLWVEEIASCSVMGRTFIFLAIFPGIVSMVLVAVLLLSDSNESEDNFNPDDMEMNMRRTVRRAETHVYIFEGFPELTEKRDYMFSLEADVVKAIEGVIVEPQRIELIENVGCGNFGKVYKGILDGNQTVAVKSVLEIENSKQVNDFIREGLQMKHFAHPNVMELIGICWMKQHNAAVTLSAPLIVLPYMEFGDLKTYLRKNRPGKDPTNEGNTISLVQLLKFGHQIAKGMEYLSNAGIIHRDLAARNCMVNWDLEIRVADFGLSRSVEGKDYYRMGHFSRLPVKWMAPECLIDLIFTSSSDVWSFGVTLWEVMSLAQVPYPGVDNQDILSYLKREKRLKKPDKCPDRVYEIMQQCWKTQPDSRPTFKGIVKDIEEYLAEIMNYFNPLDSKGRRPSDPYITWNLMPIAEEDDSDASSTGQLEQATTAEQSVMIRQQTSDRRVNPFEQKQHSVANSDSRNIVQRFVNLARSVSFGMKRRSTTNIMFNKKFRHSTHLTPGDSRSL; from the exons ATGGGCCAGACGAGGcatcttcctctcttctcCGTCCTCCTTCTCGTCACTCTCATTCCTCCGACGCTCACAACATGCCCCGCGGACCCACCAAACTGCCCCGGCATTCGCAACGGTATCCAACAGTCTGCAAACTCAACGCACATCATCGCCGGTGTCTTCTCCGTGTCTGCATGGCGCGTCAAAGCGTCCGACACGCGCAACCAGGACTGCAGTCTATGCGCCGACTCGCGCCTCACTGACGGAAGTGGTTCGGCGCCCGTTCGCGGGCCTGCAGCCTCTCGCCCGGCGGGGTCCTCGACGGTGAGTCGCACTCTGCGTTTCGCCGTCGAGCAATCGGAAGCTCTCATACTGGCCACGCAGCAGTTGAACGATGCGACGTTCTCACACTTCGGCTACGACATTACGGATTCGTGTGGAAACCATTTTGGCACAGACTGCATACAGACACTCGACCCAATGTCTACCACATTGGCTACTATTGTCGGTCCTTATTACGCGGATGCGAGCGTCTCGTTGGACAACAGTGAAGTTTTATCGATTTTCTCGCGTCTCGGCGCGACGAACAGCTCAACGGGTCGATTGATATTCTCTCTTCTTGATGTTCCGTTTTCCTACACGCAAGCAATGCGCCCGTTTGCGACCGGGAAGGGATCGGCGCAGGTGATTATGCTGCAGCCAAGTTGCGAGCTACAGGCGCTCGCCGCCGTGGATTTCGTCGCGCGGGTGGAGTGGTTGGATGTGACGGTGATAGGGAGCGGAGACGCGTGCGGGACAGCAGCGTTGCGTGTGTTCAAGGAGGAGCTCGACAGGAAGGGCATTGCCTGCCATTTTGAG GTGATGTACCTACAGGAAAAGCCTCTAGAACGAACAGACATAACAGGCAAAACAGTTCAGATTCTTATGCCAAATTACCAAGAAATTAAACAGTCTTCCGACATTCTTTCATTACTGTCCGGCAGGAGCCACATTGTCCTCCTCTCTTCATTCATGTTTGCAGAGAGCTTACTTCTAGACATCAACTCTGGTTTACTCTCTCTAGCAGAGCCACTGTCAGACACATATTCAGTACTTTTAGGTGCACTCTGGGGCGACCCCCGACGCGTAAATCTCATTGACAGAGAGATTGGGTTTCTTATGGAGTTTGGAGACGTTGAGGTCTATGCTCTTAGAAATGATGTGAACGGAGGAAGGAGATTTAGAGAGCACATGTCGTCCATTCACTTGCATTCGCGTAGCTTCGATGATAACAAGTTTATACAGAGATACTGGGAGTTTACCAATTCGTGTTCTCTCGATGACTCTAATGCACCACAATGTACAGATGACAATccgtttgatatcaatgagtcACCAATCGGGAATAACTACAAGTCTGTACTTATTTTGGATGCGGCGGCGGTACTGGCAACGTATATCCATGATTACCAAGACTTGAATGGCAAAGGTTTGTCCCGGGTTTCTAAAAATGATTTTTACGGATTTCTGAAGGGAAATACGCTCGAGGTGGAGAATGACTGGACGGGTAATCGATGGTTGTTTGGTGTCCCTGCCGACACTGGAAGGCCATTTGAGTGGGTGCAGCCTATGGAATGGAGATACGAGATCATGGAGTTATACGAGGTCAAGAAGGGAACTATTGGGGCTGACGTGTATGGAACTTGGAGCGTCACAATGAATACTACCAGCAGTGAACGTGCCCGGTTGCTAGTGTTGGAGGACGAAACGGACACGGTTGATCGTCAAGATGCCTTAGAAGCGTGTGAATCAATAGCGTCTTCGTCTTCACCCATAGCAACGTGTGCTTCAGGGGATTTGGATACTATGCTGGGATTGGTGGTTACTGTTGCCGTTTTGCTGTTTATGTTTTGTCTCATAACCGTGTTAAAAAATGGTGGCAGGAGTCGTTGTAGAGCAGCCGTTAAGTCACCAGGTGTTCTGATCGTCGGTTGCACGGCTTTGCTTTCTATCGTCGTCAGCTTGTGGGTAATTTTTGGAGACGAAGCGGGTGATTGTGACACTCGTGTGGACGACTTTCTCGTGACCGTATCGAATGGTGTGTGTTTCACTGTGTTGCTGATCGGTTTGCTCGTCCCTCTTGTTACGAATCGTTTACTGAAATTGCTTGTTAAAGTCGGTGGTCTTCTAGTTTCTGTGTCAATTCAACTTGCTGTGTCATCTGTGGCTCATCTCACAGAGAGTGACGAAACACACGGTGACAACGACCCGTTCACACATTGTTATAGTGAAAGAGGAAAGAGTGTGTCGGCCGTGTCGTATATATATGGCAATGTTCTTCTGGATGTATGCGTTCTCTTGTTGACCTATAATCTGTGTGCTGAGCGGGGAGAATACTGTGAAAGCAATCGTGCATTTAAGTGCATCAGCGGGTTTCTTGCCATTTTATTGACGATTGTGTACACGGTGATGGTGACCATGTTGCTGTGGGTTGAAGAGATTGCGTCATGTTCAGTGATGGGACGAACGTTTATCTTTTTGGCTATTTTTCCGGGTATTGTATCTATGGTACTCGTCGCCGTCTTGCTGCTGTCCGACTCGAACGAGTCTGAAGACAACTTTAACCCAGACGACATGGAga TGAACATGCGTAGGACAGTTCGACGAGCCGAGACTCACGTCTACATATTCGAGGGCTTCCCAGAACTGACCGAGAAACGAGATTACATGTTTTCATTAGAAGCCGACGTGGTCAAAGCGATCGAAGGCGTCATCGTCGAGCCGCAGAGAATCGAACTCATAGAAAACGTCGGATGTG GTAACTTTGGCAAGGTTTACAAGGGCATTCTAGACGGTAACCAGACTGTGGCCGTCAAGTCGGTTCTAG AGATTGAGAATTCAAAACAAGTAAACGATTTTATTCGGGAGGGACTGCAAATGAAGCATTTTGCTCATCCGAATGTGATGGAGTTGATCGGCATATGCTGGATGAAGCAACACAACGCGGCCGTCACGCTGTCCGCTCCGCTGATCGTGTTGCCATACATGGAGTTTGGTGATTTGAAAACATATTTGAGAAAGAACAGACCAGGAAAGGATCCAACGAATGAG GGCAATACGATCAGTCTGGTTCAACTGCTCAAGTTTGGCCATCAGATAGCAAAAGGAATGGAGTATCTGTCAAACGCCGGGATTATTCATCGAGATCTTGCTGCAAGGAACTGCAT GGTGAATTGGGATTTGGAGATTCGTGTCGCCGACTTTGGTTTGTCTCGTTCGGTCGAAGGAAAGGATTATTACCGAATGGGACATTTCAGTCGTTTACCAGTGAAATGGATGGCTCCTGAATGTCTAATTGATCTGATCTTCACTTCGAGCTCCGATGTG tGGTCGTTTGGTGTAACTTTATGGGAGGTGATGTCGTTGGCTCAAGTTCCCTACCCTGGAGTCGATAATCAAGACATTCTTTCGTACTTGAAGCGAGAGAAGAGACTGAAGAAGCCCGACAAGTGTCCGGATAGAGT TTATGAGATCATGCAGCAGTGCTGGAAAACACAACCAGACAGTCGACCGACATTCAAAGGCATCGTGAAAGACATCGAAGAGTATCTGGCCGAAATTATGAACTACTTCAACCCACTGGATTCCAAAGGTCGACGCCCATCCGATCCGTACATCACATGGAACTTGATGCCTATAGCTGAGGAGGACGACAGCGATGCAAGCAGCACTGGCCAACTCGAACAAGCAACGACAGCTGAACAATCCGTCATGATAAGACAACAGACTTCGGATCGTCGGGTGAATCCTTTCGAACAAAAGCAACACTCTGTGGCGAACTCGGATAGCAGAAACATAGTTCAACGGTTCGTTAACTTAGCCAGGTCAGTCTCGTTTGGAATGAAACGACGCAGCACGACGAACATAATGTTCAACAAGAAATTTCGACACAGCACCCACTTGACACCAGGAGATAGCAGGTCATTATGA